From Phocoena sinus isolate mPhoSin1 chromosome 16, mPhoSin1.pri, whole genome shotgun sequence:
gctgtacacctgaaacacaacattgtaaatcaactaaacttcaatttttaaaagtacaggtTGTTAAAAGGGCAGTCTTGAGTCACTCTTTAGTGATTTAACCTCTTAGACATAACTCGTtgaatggaaaggaaggaatcCAAGCCAGGTAGATCACTTAGAGTGTATGCTGGTCATTCTTCTTTTGCCTCTGCCCCATCTCTTATCTCCTTACCCTgcaattctgttccttttttatcCTTCCGTGCCCTGCTCTGTGTCCAGGGGGCTGACCAGTATCAACTTACTGGGAGTCCCCTACCCTCTGGCTGCCAGTGGGTCTGGAGTATGGAGCACAGAGGTCTAGATGTTACTttgttctctctctgcctcatcaCTGTGGATTTTTCAGTGGATGGGTCTGTCTTTAACTACAGCTCTTTTGGGGAAAAACCTCATCCTCCagtcttccctcttctttctccctctgaccTAGTGATGATAGAAACCTCCTCCTGTTGCTAGATTTTGGGTGCCTTAATCTCCATTACtggttctttaattttttcctccaTCACTCTCACACCACCCTTAATTAAATTCTGCTGAAAAATAACAACCAAGTAAGCCCTCTGTTTTCTGCTGAGACTCTGAATGATACAGAgtgcttctttattaatttgCAATTAGAATCAAGAGGATTAACTGTATTCTTCTTTTCATGGCAATGAAGTTATTTGCATAAATTCTATAACAATCTATTCTCCTTGTAACAGGACACAATTAGAAACATCGATTTATTACCAAGGCTTTGCATGAAATGTCATATTTAGAAAGCTGTAGATAGAACCAAACCATTTTCAGGAACTATGTTGACTTTGTGGGGTCAATGCTTACAAAGTCCCTTGAAAATAACTGGTCTGGTACCTGGCTTACAGGGTTCCCAGGCTTACCCTGGGAAATAAGGAAGGGAGTTCACTTCCTGACAAACTCAGGAACCTTAGGTTATTTGGGGGACATTGAGAAGAGAGAAGTTCACCCAAATTGAGGTATTGCAGGGGAAATATGATGGTGAGTCCATGGCTTGGCTTCCTAGCCTtgagaggcttttaaaaattgaatctgatagaaagcccagaaatatacccagGCACtgatggtcaactaatctatgacaaaggaggcaagaatatataatggagaaaagacagtctcttcaataagtggtgctgggaaagctggacagctacatgtaaaagaatgaaatcacaacattctctcacaccatatacaaaaataaacacaaaatggattaaagacctaaatataagaccagatactgggggcttccctggtggcacagtggttgagagtccgcctgccgatgcagcggacacaggttcgtgcccggtccgggaagatcccacgtgccgtggagcggctagacccgtgagccatggccgctgagcctgcgcgtccggagcctgtgctccacaacgggagaggccacaacagtgagaggcccacgtattgcaaataaaaaaataaataaataaaagactggatactataaaactcctagacaaAAATATAGGGAGAACaatttttgacataaatcgcagcaacatttttttgaatccacctcctagagtaatggaaacaaaagcagaaaataaacaaatagggcctaataaaacttaaaggctttttcacagcaaaggaaaccataaacaaaacaaaaaacagcatatggaatgggaaaaaatatttgcaaatgatgcgacaaATGAGGAATTAGTTTccgaaatatacaaacagcttaatatcaaaaaatgcatgggggcttccctggtggtgcagtggttacgcatccgcctgccaatgtaggggacacaggttcaagccctggttcaggaagatcccacatgccacagagcaactaagcctgtgcgccacaactactgagcctgctctctgaagcccgcaagccacaactactgagcccacgtgccacaactactgaagcccgcacacctagagtcgatgctccacaacaagagaagccaccgcaatgagaagcctgcacaccacaacgaagagtagcccccactcgccacaactagagaaagtccgcgcacagcaataaagaaacaaagcaggcaaaagtaaaataaataaaaatttttaaaatgcatgggAGACCTAACtaaacatttctccatagaagacatagagatggccaacaggcacataaaaacatcactaattattagagaaatgcaaatcaaaactacaatgaggtatcacctcacactagtcagaatggccatcatcaaaatgtgtACAAAtcataaattctggagagggtgtggagaaaagaggaccctcctacagtgttggtgggattgtaaattggtacagccactatggaaaacagtacggactggaggttccttaaaaaactaaaaatagagttatcatatgacccggcaatcccactcctaggcatatatcctgagaaaacaataattcaaaaagatacatgtaccccaatgttcacagaagaactatttacaatagtcaggatatggaagcagcctaaatgtccatcgacagaggaatggataaaaaacatgtggtacatatacacaatgggatactattcagccattaaaaaaagaatgaaatgatgccatttacagtaacatggatggacctagagattattatactaagtgaagtaaatcagagaaggacaaatatcatatatcacttatatgtggaatcgaaaaaataatacaaatgagcttatttacaaaacagaaaaagactcacagacatagataaaaaacttatggttaccaacggggaaaggagggggagggataaattaggagtttgggaataaagtatacacactatatataaaatagatgtatagcacagggaactatactcaatatcttgtaataacctataatggaagaaaatccaaatatatatatatgtaatatttacaaatacataaatatttataacttaatcactttgctgtatacctgaaactaacacattgtaaatcaactatatttcaataaatttttaaaataaacaaataaaaataaaaattgaatttgagACTCCCTATTAACAGTTCCAGCAATACAAACTGCTCTGCTCTGAGAAATACCACGACAGTGACACGAATGTACGTGCTGTCACTGAAGGCACTCAAGCTGCAAacacattgaatgatttgcagaatttttttaaaaacaacaacattttttttttagtttttaattttggctgtgccaggtcttagttgtcggatcttcgttgcagcatgtgggatctttagttgcagcatgaaggatctttagttgcggcatgcaggctcatagttgcagcatgcgaactcttagttgtgacatgtatgcaggatctagttccccgactagggatcaaacccgggccccctgcattgagagtgcagagtcttacccactggaccagcagggaagtcccgattttcagatattaaatcattcttgcatccctagaataaatcccacttgatcatggtgtatgattcttttaatgtattcttttgttttgtttttttttacggtacgcgggcctctcactgttgcggcctctcccgtcgcggagcacaggccccggacgcgcaggctcagcggccatggctcacgggcccagccgctccgcggcatagtgggatattcccggaccgggcacgaacccgtgtccgctgcatcagcaggcggactcccaaccactgcgccaccagggaagccctcttttaatgtattcttgaatttggtttgctaatattctgttgaggatttttgcatctatgtacaTCAAGGCCCTTCTTGATATTCTTAAAATCCgaatttaaaatattgtctcAGTGAAAAATTACAGGTAAATGCAAAaatatcaagaaagtgaaagagtCCTTAGAAATAAATGATAAGGAATAACAGATAAAAGGAACAAGGACTCAAAATAACTTACTTTCCATAAGAATTTTAGCTCTTCAGAGGAATTCTCATTAAAATCAATGTAAAAGGCAAGCtttagattaaaatttaaaacttttggggGCACTATATTTCCATGGTGAAATGGAAACGTAATTTATGTATAAGATATTAAGGAATACtgttttcaaaaacttttaatGACTTGGATAAGTActaatattaagtgaaaaggtAACTAGGAATATAGGATGATCGCATCTAATTTAGATGAAATATAGATATGCTGAGCGCtagttctcaaattttaaaaaaggttttagtGTTAATACAATGGGAAGGATTCCATAAACATGCTTTGGTTtgatattctgttttctttcaaccAGACACACAGAGCTGCGATGCAGACCAGTTGTGACCAACACTTTCCCATGCCACCCCCAGTGCGTCCTGAGAGGCATTGACATTCTGTCCTGGAGCCCAGTGCCTGACTCAGGGGCTCCATAATATACTGCACTTGGGAAGAAGCTATTTTTCCATAGTGTGAAATAGTAGGAAAGTTACTTCCACTAGAAAATTCCCCCCTAAACATTGAACCTTACAAATTTGGTTTTGATCTACCTGCAATCCTGTGAAGATATCTAGTTTAGATGtggcctccttttttttttttttttttttttgctgtacgcgggcctgtcactgtcgtggcctctcccattgcagagcacaggctccggacgcgcaggctcagcagccatagctcacgggcccagccgctctgcggcatgtgggatattcgcggaccggggcacgaacccctgtcccctgcatcggcaggctgactctcaaccactgcgccaccagggaagccctagatgtgaCTTCTTTTGCAACAGAACCAGGGACCCTGAGCACTCCTGTCATTTCTCATGTGACCGCCAGAGGGCAGTGCGTGACTGCTAGTGACAAtcacactgccccccaccccccccccccaccccccgtcaaACCTTTTACAAACAGTCTTCCTCAGAACATGTTTTATAGCCTTAGAGCATTTCTTTGAGgattatttaatttccttttatttttcaaaccttTAGAATCTAATGAAAACTCCTTACAAATAACAACTAAAGGTAATGCACTGGATGGGAGATGCCCCTCCTTACACAGGCAGACACGTGAAATTATGTGTGTCTGAATGAGATGGACCTTTgcctaacataaaatttaaaaactcatccaaaatggatcaaagacctaaatttagGAGCTAAATCTATAAACTTatagaagacaacataggagcaaatcttcatgactttggatttggAGTCGGTTTCTTAAAGGTGACACCTTTCATAAAAGGTCACCAACATGACTGCTTTCCATTTGGCTCTTAGTGTGCCTCAGGCCCCAGGCAAGAATTATACAGGTCATTTCTCCAGTAATTCTCCCAAAAACCATTAAGCAGTGCcagttattttctccattttagagattGGGCCACTGAGGCTTACAGCCTTGCTCGATCTCCCAGCTAAGAAGAGGCTGAGCAGGGACCAGAGTGTAGTCTCTCTGCCCTTGGACCCTGCGCTCTCTCCACACTGCTCCTCCCTGGATTCTTCCAGAAATCGGATCCCCAGACCTTGAGAACTCACTGAGATCTGGGGCGGGGTCACCACTTATGCCTGGCGCTTGGTTTTTTGGCCAGGAACGGCCCAACCTGGCCACTGGGGGCCCTCGTGGTGCCAGGATCAGCCGATATCTGGGTAGAAGGAGGTCTCTCTATGGGCACCAAGAGTAAAGGTTGTTGTATTATCAGAGCTGAGAAGTCCCCCTGCAGCATCTGGTTGCAGCCTGCTTGTCAGGTGGGCCCTACAGGGGTCTACTGAacactgggttcaaatcctgccgcTACCGGTCTGTGGGGCAGAAAATGGGGCAGTTTATTTCGGTTCCATTCCCTCATCAGTCAAACAGGGACAGTGTTTCTACATTCTTCCTGGGGTTTTAAGAGATTCAATGAGACGATTCATGTCTGGAAAAGAGACCTAGGTAAGGACTGGATCATCCTTAGCTGTACCTGCTGATATGACCTCCCTGCAAGCCCTCTGCTGCCCTGGGCTCCCTGTCTCTGCCccctctgttccctctgctgAGGACCCAGCTCCCTCAGACTCAGATGATTCTCCAGAAAGCCTTTTTCTCACTCCCATTGGCTGGGGTGTCCCTTGGCCTGCGGTGGGGAACAGCACTGGAGCTCACGTCATCAGACTCAGGGTATCCCTGGAGCTGGATATGAGCCTGTGCCTGAGGACGATGAGGTTCTGAGTGTGCAGAGCTGACCCTGGAGCTCCGTGAATAGTGCCGTCTGCTCCTCGGACCACAAGCCAGGGCGCCCAGCAAAGGGTCTCCCTCCTTCCAAGCAGCCACAGTGAGCTGCGCTGAGCTCCCTGGGGTGCCTCCCACTTCCCCTGTGCCTCGCCCTGAGACAGCATCTCAGGGTCCCGCAGCCACCGGGGACGGGGGGCAGTGTCTTCTCGCGGGTCGATATTGAAAGTCAGTTTCTGGAGAAGAAGTTAGTCTTTAATGAAAACAACACTGGGAAGAATCTGGGCCCCTTCATACAAACCAACACTGATCCTGAGCCCGTAACCGTGATGGCACTTCCCCTGCCGTGGGGACCCTGTCCCGTGGTCCTCACTGCTCTCCACCCCGGTTCCATCAGGGGCGTCCCTCTCTTACCCTCAGGGGATCCCTGAGTGTCCTCCCTGTGAAGGTCTATGTTCTGTGCGTGGGGACCCATCTCTTGGCGGAGGAGAGGGAGATCGCTGACCCGCAGCCACAGATAGAGCGCCCTCTGTCCTCACCTTGAGGGAAGTGAGGGCTCCCCCCTTCTCCTCACCTGGGGTCTTGGGCGGGAAGCAGAACCCCACCCCACGCAGAAGCTGAATGTGAGgggtgccagggctgggggctggcgcAGGGCCGAGCCAGGGGTCACTGCTGGGGGAGCCCGAGGGGTGCTCAGGGGCGGTGCCGCCTCCAGAGCCCCCAGCCCAAAGCTCTGACCTTCCCGCAGCTCCCAGGGCGCCCACGTGCTTTGCTGAGGCCTCTCCTGCTCACACAAGCTGCAGTGGTTCTTGCTGTAGCGGCTCAGAACTTCGTCTGGCCTGAGCACAGTCAAAGCCACGTCTGTAAGTCGCCCACCTGCTCTGAGAGGTGATCTCTTGGGAAGAAGGAGCCCCGCCTCGGAGGGGGAGGGAACGGCCGGGCCTGAAACCTCCTCTGGCTGGGAAGCAGGGCATGCGTTCTTGGCTCGGAAGCGGAGTTAGGAGCCCAGGGCTGGGTGGCTCCCGGGTGGGGCCGGGCAGGACTGGGTGTGTCACTGGACCGGCAGGGCTAAGATGAGCTCCGGGAAACAGGACAGGGTGTGGGGCGGGAAAACTGGGCCAGGGGACTGGGGTGGTCCCTCACTGCTCCGCGGGTCACTCTCAGACACCCTGAGGGCCTTCACTGCCCAGTAGGCCACCTCCCTGCCTCAGGTGGAGCTCCAGGCTCTCAAGAGCCCCTGCTTTCCCAAACGAGGCACAAACTTGATGAAGAGACACAGATAGTGGAAACTGCAGCCAACACCTAAAAACACATATGAATTGTGTTCCCCAAATTCCATTTATAGGGAccagtcctttaaaaaaatagagactgAAGGATGCAGATGTACAGTACAATTAGTAGAGCGAAAAACTGGGAATGGCCCAGTTGTGAACAGCCGGGGCTGCTGAGTAACCTGGAATGTGTGGCCACCAATACAGGACAAAGGATGCAGGACTGACATGCATGTCCACCTGTGGGGACATCAGTTTACAGAAGCAGACAGCCCTGGAGCCTCACCACCCTTACCCtcttgtgtgcacacacacacacacacacacaccccactgcACTATCCAatggaaaagactggaaaaatggaaacaacttgtTAAGgacaattatttctttttttcagaattttattttattttctcccagttttattgagatatagacacacagcactgtataaatgTAAGGTATACAGCATACCAATTTGACTTACAATCATCATGAAGTTTAGCAACTATCCATCCtctcatatagacacaaaataaaagaaaaagaaaacatgtgttTTCCCTTGTGAGgagagctcttaggatttactcttaagaactttcatatataacacacagcagtggtAACTGTATTTATCATGTTGGacatcacatccctagtactcacttatctttttttttttgaatttttgaattttattttatttatttttttatacagcaggttcttattattatctattttatacatatcagtgtatacatgtcaatcccaatctcccaattcatcccaccaccatcccctgacgctttcccccttggtgtccatacatttgtcctctacatctgtgactctgtttctgccctgcaaacaggttcatctgtaccatttttctaggttccacatatatgaattaatatatatttgattttctctttctgacttactttactctgtatgacagtctctagatccatccacgtctctacaaatgacccaatttcgttccttttcatggctgagtaatattcccttgtatatatgtaccatatctccTAGTACTCATTTaccttataattggaagtttgtaccttttcaaCCACCTTCATTGAGTTCCCCTTCCCATAACCCCCCACCTCTTGTAACCACAGATCTGGTCTTTTCTTCTatgagcttgtttgtttttcaaagtatATTGGACCTtgaacactatgttagttcctggcaCACAACACAGTGTTAtgtctatacatttcaaaatgatcatcatgattagtctagttaccatctgtctccagacaaaaatattaaactattatTGACCATGTGCCCCACTAATACAATACATTTCATTtccgtgactcatttatttgtAACTGGAAATCTGTACctcttcatctccctcacctatttctggCATCCCCATACGACTCTTCCTTCTAAAaactacctgtttgttctctgtatctatgagtctgttgcTATTTTGTTGTTcgttctttcatttgttttgatttttagattccacacagaaataaaataatatgatatttgtctttctctgtctggctgatttcactaagcataaggtccatccatgctgtcgcaaatggcaaaatttcattcttttctgataGCAGAgcaatagtccattgtgtgtgtgtgtgtgtgtgtgtgtgtgtgtgccacatattttttaatctattcatctgttgatgggcacttagactgcttccatatcttggttattgtaaattatgctgttatgaacgttggggtgcatatatatctttttgaattagtgcttttgttttcttttgataaatacctaaaagtggaattgctgggttgtatggtagttctatttttagtttatttaggaacctcaatactgttttccacagtggctgcaccaatttacattcccacaaacagtatATAAGGGTCCCCTTTTCACCACAtactctccaacatttgttatttgtgttctttttgatgacagccattctgacaagaatgaagtgatatctcattgtggttttgatttgcatttttctgatgattggtgatgttgagcatcttttcatgtgtctgttggtcatctgtatgttcttggggaaatgtctgttcagctcttctgcccatttgggtttttgttttttgggggttgaGCTGAATGAGCTCTTTGTCTGTTTTGGGTGTTAAGCCTCATCAGAGACATTGTGtgcaaacatcttctcccattcagtaggcagccttttccctttgttgatagtttccttcactgtgcaaaagagTTGAGTTTGATGGaatcccatctgtttatttttgcttttgttttccttgcctgaggaacatatctgagaaaatattgctaagaccgaTATCAAAGTGCATATTGCCTATGtgttcttctagaagttttatggtgtcaggtcttacatttaagtctttaattttgagtttattttgtatctggtttaaaaggaagaaaattatttcttgcTAGAAGGAATgtatcttcttttcttatttttatttatttatttttaattaatttattttatatttggctgcattgggtctttgttgctgcactcaggcttttctctagttgtggcgagcggggcccactcttcgttacggtgcatgagcttctcattgtggtggcttctcttgttgtggagcacaggctctaggttcgcgggcttcagtagttgtagctcttgggctctagagcgcaggctcagtacttgtggtgcagggcttagttgctccatggcatgtgggatcttcctcgaccagggctcgaacccatgtcccctgcattggcaggtggattcttaaccattgcaccaccagggaaatccctcacaggtctttgtttttgtttttggtttttttgccaGGCTTATGTGGTTTAATGAGTTTTACTTATTGGATAAAAGTGTCAATGTTGTGATGGTAAAAAAAACAAACGCAGCTCCAGTCCTCGTTTCAACCCTGTCACAGCCCAAAGGGGACTGGCCCAGTGGAAACCATGGCCACCCAGAGCCACTGTGGGGGTGGGGCCGTCTCAGGGCAAGGGGAGAGTAGGGCAGTGCAGCCTCACTCCTTGAACTTCCACTCCTGGCGGCACATGGGGCAGTGCTGTTGCACCTGCTGCACGTTGAGCCACTTGAGGATGCAGTGCGTGTGGAAGCAGTGAGAGCACTGGCCCCACACCAGCGGGCAGTCTTCACCTGGCACCTTGCAGTCTGGGCAACAGCCATTGAAGGCCATCCGGCAGATGCCACAGTTCTCATTGTTGGCCACCCAGAGCCAAGTGACCACGCCGTTCCAGCACTTGATCTTCACCTTCATGGTGCGGGAAGCCCCTGCCGACCTAATCGCGCGCTGCCCCACCTGCCTTCAGTTGGCAGTGCCGGCGCCGCGCGGGAAGATATGTCAGgtcttttttaatttacaaaatttttagtttttaaggaagtTTCTGGCGAAGATAAAATCAAGCAAAATCTGCTCTTCATAGCCTACCCTCCCCAAATTTGGGGCCAAAACATACATATGCAGATATGCATAGAATAAGTAAACACCTTGGAATTATTATACCTTGATAAAGAgcataaagaattaaagaacctGCTCTAGACAGTGAACGTTTAGCCTATTCTGTTGTATTGTAAAGGGGGTGAAAACTATTAGAGGAACAATTTAAGCTCTGAAGCTCGGAGCTGCAAGTGTGGATATCCAGTGGCCCTCACCCAGGGTAATCGTTGAAAAGATTCTGGGAAGAAACTGAGAACCTTACAAAATATCCATAGTAATAACACCTTCCTTTTATGTATTGAAGATAGTATTATCTGTTAGAAAATAGAAACTTCTCCTTGGAGTTAGATTACTATGATGTTCATATACAAAAACTAGATTGGAACATTCATTTTCATacaaggaaaaatgtttttcagacatttatttaagtgatatttatatttattattaaagtgATATTTTTCCTGATCTATCACAGACCGAAAACCTCCAGTGTACAGAGCTTGCTAGCATGGATTAACTTTCTGTAATAATTATCCTGGAAATCATATTAGCAAGGACCAAAAATCGATGGGGCAACTGTGTGCAATTTTGCTCAAGAcatccctcatggcgcagtggcaaagaatctgcctgccaatgcaggggacacagattcgagccctggtccaggaagatcccacatgccacagagcaactaagcccgtgcgccacaactactgagcctgcactgtagagcccacgagccacaattactgagtctgtgtgccacaactactgagcctgcgctctagagcctgtgagccacaactactgaacccgtgtgtcacaactactgaagtccacacgcctagagcctgtgctctgcaaaaagagaagccaccacaatgagaagtctgcacaccgcaacaaagagtaacccccgctcgctgcaactagaggaagcccacgcgcagcaacgaagacccaacgcagccaaaaataaataaataaaataaataaatttactaaaaaaaaaaaaagacagtcggTGTCCATTTTACTCACTCAAATGGCAAACAAACCTGGGTTTGAACACTGAAGGGCAGAAATGCCTCTTCAACACCagagttctg
This genomic window contains:
- the LOC116741906 gene encoding anaphase-promoting complex subunit 11-like, with the translated sequence MKVKIKCWNGVVTWLWVANNENCGICRMAFNGCCPDCKVPGEDCPLVWGQCSHCFHTHCILKWLNVQQVQQHCPMCRQEWKFKE